In Methanolacinia paynteri, the DNA window GTTAATAGCTGACAAATTCACTCAAAAAAATATAAACAATTCAGTAAAAATAATTTAGATTAAAATATGTTTAGAAGTTAATCTTTTTTTGAAGGCCACGTCTGGTTTCCAAAATGATCAAATTTTTTTATTAATTCAGGTTGATATTTATTATAAATGTCAGTATATTTTACATGGATTGTGAGAGATTTAAGTATTGATCTAATTTCATCTCTTTTCTGTTCCTCTTTTGGATCATTTGGGTTGAATTTAAACCCAAGAATATCTACTTTTGTTCCGTTTAATAATGAAGTTTCTTCAAGATTCCCCCAAAAAAATTGTCTATATTCAATTGGAATCCAATCAACAGGATAATTCTTTTTTATTCCTTCATTATTTTCAGTTTCAACTGATTTTATTATCATAGGGCCAGTTCCATTGTTGGTTATATGTATTCCGATGGTATTTGGACTTTGGAATAAACCGATATTTCCAATCGGTCTAACAGATAAAATATTGTGCCTGCGTTGGATTAAGAGGCCTGAAAATCCAATTGCTATGGAAAAAATAGAAACAACTAACGCAAAAATCGCAATAGTGTCTGGATTGTTTGACATTTCATTAATTAAATTAGCAATAAATGAAATCATTATGATACTCCATTAAGTCTCTTTCTTTATGGTCACCTTGTTGTTGGTATATTCAAAATTTATTGTTTATTCTTCTGATACTCCCTTATTAATTATATATTGATATTTTCATATTCCACATAATTTTTATTTAGTTTCTGAAATATTACATGATACAGAAATCTAATAAACAACCTGTAACGAAAAAAAATTCTGATTTGAAAAAAATTTAGAGAAGCCCGAAGGACTTGAGTGTCACTTCGGGGTTGATAGCGCCTACGCGGTAGACGACGCCTTCTGATAATTCGTTTATGACGACCTCTGCGGGCGAGAAGAGGTTCGTGTCTATCTGGTAGAAGTCGAAGTTCGCCTTCTTGAACGTGTCGTAGAACGGCTCTCCGTATGACGAGGACTTGTTGGACGGGATCTTGTCGAGATAATCCTTGATCTCCGGTGCTCTCATCGTGAGGTAGATCTGGCCGTGGTAGATGGTTGCATCGTTCGTGCATCCCATTGCCCTTGTCGAATCCTTCTTCACCGGGGGAATCGGGGCGGTTCCCATCGCGGACTCGATCTTCTTCGTATCGAAGCCGAGCTCGTTGAGCTTGTATATTGCAGTTTCGACGCAGCGGCCAGAGACCTGGATCGAACCGACGATCGATGCCGTAGGTGCGACCACCGCACATACGTTAGCCACATCGACACCGCACTTCTCGGCGATGTTCTCCATGACCTCTCCGTTGGGGAGTGTGTCCGATTCGAGGCAGATGACCGCATAGTCGCTCTCATCCTCGTATTCGATGACTTCGTATGTGTGCTTGGGCATCAGCGAGAGTGCACGTGCCGGGCCGCTTCCCATCGCGAAGAAGTTGCCGACCTTGACGGTCCATCCCGCCTTCTGTGCGCCGAGGCAGGAGATTGCGGGGAAGTCGGTGTTCACATCGATGAACGGCATGGGGACGTCGTTTATTTTGCCGTTCCTGAACGTAATCTCCGAGAGGCCGCCCATGCAGATCTCCGTAAAACGCTTTCCTGCCTGGTATCCTCCTATTGCACTTACACCACAGTCGACTAAACGTGCGCCGTTGTCGAGCTGGTGGAACTCAACATTGTAATCCTCCGGAAATTCCGCGAGGTCCTCAAAAAGATCGAGGGCAATTTCATTGACACTTATCATGAATAATCCTCCTGAATCTAACATTGAACCAGCAAAAGTTATAATATTTTTTAAATGACTCTGGAGGCGAGTCAGTCGAGAATCTCGAGTACACGGGCCGGATCGTACCTGAGCGTGATTAATCTCGTCCGGCCTCTTCCCTCGCGATAGTTCAGGTTCAAAAGCCTCATCGCATCAAGCTTTTTGACGATCTCGTAGTACCTCGTATAGCCCATCTTCCGGCTCTCTTTGATCAGTTCGAATATTGCCCCTGCAGAGAGCTCCTTTTTGTCCATACTGTTCTCTGCAATGATTTTGAGCACGTCTTTCTCCTCGTCTTTGAGTGTCTTTGCAGTATGGGAGAGGTGCAGGTATTTCGAGATCTCATATGCGCGGCAGATATCCTCCCTCTCAAGGCTCCGTCTTGCGTCGTTCTCAGCGTAAAGGGTCGCTCTCTTGAGCAGGTCGATTCCTACCCTGAGGTCGCCGAGATTTGCGGTCTGTTCGACGACGAGATCGAGCATTGCATCATTTACCACGTTTGGATAGAGGCCCTGCTGTATCCTCTGGTTCAGGATCTCGCGGATCTCGTCCTCCCCGTAAGGCGGGAAGTAGATATCGGTCGGCCGGAATACGGACGAAACCCTGCTGTCGACCTCCCTCATCAGATCGACACCCATGTCGGATATTATGGCGATTACCCCGATCCTGACGCCTTCATAGGATTCGTGGGCCCTGAGGAGGGTGTACAGAACCTTGTTGATCTCGTTTTCGTAAAGGAGGTAGTTTGCATCGTCGAGGCAGACGAGGAGGACTGCGTCCTTGTCAAGTATCAGTTTGCAGACCGAGTCGAAGAGAGACTTGAAAGACGTCCCTGAGGCGGGCGGCTGCTGCCCCGAAAGCTTCCTGTAGATCCTCGAAAATATTGCGAATTTGGTATTTTCAATCTGGCAGTTGACGTGCACCGGGATTATCCTGTGGGTGGCTTCTTCGATATCCAGGAAAAGCTTCTTTATGCTCGTCGTCTTCCCCGTGCCCGGGGGCCCCCTGCATATGGTATTGAGCGGTCTTGCACCCTTCATGCCGGGCCTGACCTGAAATGCGAGCTCCCTCATCTGGGTGTCGCGGAAATTGAACTGCTCGGGTACGAAGTCGATCTCGAATACCTCGGGGTCACGAAACAGCGTCTCCTCCCACATGAGCAGATTCTTCTTCATATTAGACATTTTCACCTGAAACCTATTAATTCATGCCTTAGGCGGTGTGAAAGAAAGTATGCGATTGCAGTCCGCCTCTATTTCTGCATCTCCTCGAGGCATTTCTTGCAGAGCGAGCGTCCCATGAAGATCTGCGAGAGCTGCTCCTCGGCCTTCGAGATCGGCCTTCCGCACGACGAGCATGTAAACCCTGTATTTTCAACAGGTTTTTCCTCCGGCAAGGGCTTTTCCTGAGCCGGTTCCGAGACAGGAATTGCGGGTTCTGCCGGAGTTTGAGGGATCTCAGGTGCCGGATACGTCTCCTCTTCCACTATATTGGTAATTACCGGCTCCCCGGGATTCTCCAGCACCCTCCTCCTGTAGCTGTCGATCTTCTTCTTTGTCTCCGGGTCATTCCTCCCCAACCTGGAGAGAACGCTGTCAAGGTATTCTATAAGTTCGCCGGCATCGCGGTCATCTTTGGCCTCCCCTTCGACCTCGACCTTCAGGTTCTCGTAGTTCTCAAGATTTACCGTAATTCCGATTGATAGCTTCCTTTTTTCGCTCATGTATATTCCTGCACTGAATTATTCGTTTTCAGGTGTTCGATGATCTGTATTATTGCGTCCCGGAACAAAAGAGTATTCAGGTTCTGCCGGGCGGCTATTTATGCGGCAGATGATGAAAGTTACCCCCACTGACCGCCCGGAATGATGAAGCAGGGATCTGATGCCGCTTTGTAAGTTCAGCGATTTACTCTTTTTTCTCCGCCTGCCCTAAAAGGAGCTTCATGAACATATCCCCTTCGATAAGACCGAAGCCGCCGTTTTCAGCCGCTTCTTTCTCGGAATAGCAGGTAGTTCTGTCCCGTCCCCTGCCGACGATGATGAACGGGACCGGATTGGATGTATGCGTCTTGAGCCTGATCGGAGTAGGGTGGTCGGGCAGAATTCCGATGGCCGCATCCGTACTCTCGAGGATCATCCCTACCGCTTCGTCGAGACGCTCGATCGCCTTAACCTTCTCTTCGATGCTGCCCATATGCCCGGCCTCGTCAGGCGCCTCGACATGCATGTAGATGAAGTCGAGCCTCTCCAGCCCTTCGAGTGCATATTTTGCCTTAGCCATATAGTCGGTATCGAGAAATCCGGTTGCACCGGGTACTGTTATGATCTCCATCTCCGCGAGCATCGCTATGCCGTTCAGGAGGTCAACGGCAGAGATCATTCCGCCCGAAACCCCGTACTTCTCCTTAAATGGCTCCATCGACGGTTTTCTGCCGCCACTCCACGGCCAGATTCCCGTTGCCGGCTTCTCACCGCGGGCTATCCGCTCGCGGTTTACGGGGTGGTCTTTGAAGACTTCGGCGGCAATATTCATCGCTTCGAGCAAAATCTCCCTGTCGGGTCCTTTTGGGACATGCGGATCGATCTCCTGCCCGACGATGTCATGGGGTGGTGCCGATTCCGATCCCTTTCCGCCCTGGAGGATGAGGAGATTCCTGTAGCTGACCCCGGGGTATACTCTTATGCCTTCCGGGAGAGCTTCGTTTAATGATTCGATAAGCCTGGGGCCGTCGTCTCCCGTTATGTGCCCCGCGGAGAAATCTGCCATTACCCCGTCTTCAATGGTCACGAGGTTGCAGCGGTAGGCAATCGCGTCTTCACCGAAATCTATGCCCATGCTCACCGCTTCGAGCGGTCCTCGTCCTGTGTAGCATTCACGCGGGTCGTACCCGAGGACGGAGAGGTTTGCGACATCGCTTCCCGGAACCATTCCGTCGGGAACCGTTTTCAGCATCCCGCAGGCACCGTTTGAAGCCGCCCAGTCCATGTACGGTGTATTCGCGTATTCTATCGGTGTCTTTCCGCCGAGTTCCTCCAGCGGCTCGTCGGCCATTCCGTCGCCGAGAATTACTATCGCTTTCATATGTATTTTATTTCCTTCAGCAGCGCTCTTACAGCGAGTCTTACGGATTCGGCCGAGCCTGTTTCAGGCTTCCATCCCAAAGCCTTCAGCTTGTCCACCCCGAGCTGCATCTTCGGGACGTCGCCTACCCAACCCCGGTCGCCACCCGTGTAGGTGAACTTCACGCCGGAAAGATCCATCTCTTCGACAACGATCTCTGCCAGTGCTGTTACGTCGATCCAGTCTTCCGATCCGATATTGAAGTAGTTGAACGCCTCACCCGAATTTTCGACGGCGAAGAGGACCGCTTCGATGCATGCACCCACGGATAGATATGATTTGATCTGCTTTCCGTCGCCAAGTATCTCGAGCTCTTCCGGGTTGTCGATCAGCTTATGAACGAAGTCCCATATAACGCCATGTCCGCTTCTTTCGCCGATGATGTTTGCAAACCTGAATACCCATGACTTCATTCCGTATGTATGGGCGTAGCCGGCGATCATCGCCTCGCATGCAAGCTTCGATGCACCGTATATTGAGATCGGTATCATCGGGCTGTAGTTCTCCGGCGTGGGGATGACTGCGGCTTCCCCGTACACGGTCGAGGTCGAGGTGAAGACGAACTCTTTTACCCCGTGCACCCGCATCGCATCGAGAACTCTCTCGGTTGCGAGAACATTGTTGTCGAAGACCCTGGCAGGCGAGATCGCACTTGCCCTGACATCCGGGTCAGCGGCGAGATGAAAGACCCTGCCGGCGCCTGCGATCCTCTCCTGCCACCCGTCGTCAAGCAGGTCGGCCTGCAGAAATTCGGCCTTTCCGCTCTCTATATGGGGCATAATATTTGCAGTCGCCCCTGCGCTCAGGTTATCGATTACAAGCACCCTGTCGCCTTTTTTCACGAGGGCGTCGACGATGTGGGACCCTATAAAACCGGCCCCTCCTGTGACTACTGAAAACATCCGATAATTAATTACGCAGGTTTAATGGTTTTAGTTTTGGGTTGAAGAACGAATGATTAATTATATTGCCGTATCTGGAAAAAAATTATCAGATGCATTCCGGTCCGCTTTCTGACGTTTTTTTCTCCGGGATCGTTTCATCTTCTTTCAGTTTTGTTCTGAGTTTATTGGAGGTTTTGAATGGATTTGACAGCTAACAAAAAAGAGACCGGGAAGAACGTCCTTATGGGTCTCCAGATGATCTTCGTCGCATTTGGATCCCTTGTTCTCGTCCCGCTTCTGACCGGTCTCGATCCAAGTGTCGCACTGTTTACGGCAGGTGTCGGCACTCTGATCTTTCAGGTAGTAACAAAATGGAAGGTCCCCATCTTTCTTGCGTCTTCGTTTGCATTTATCCCCGCGATAACGTACGGGATTGCGGCGTGGGGCCTTCCGTCCACCCTCTGCGGTCTTGCCGCAGCCGGTCTTTTCTACGTTGTTTTAAGCATTGCAATCAGGTATTTTGGTGTAGGAATCATCCACAGGGTCTTTCCGCCTGTTGTGGTCGGCCCCGTGATTGCGATCATCGGTCTCTCCCTTGCGCCTACCGCGGTCAGTATGGCTCTCGGGCAGTCCGGCGACGTCCAGGTTATACCGGTTGAAACAGCACTGATAATCGCCGGAATCTCCCTTGCGGCAACACTGGCGGTTTTCCTCTTTGCAAAAGGCATCCTGAAGCTTATACCTGTTCTCACAGGCATCGTTGTCGGTTATATCGTCTCTCTGGCGATGGGCGTAGTGGATATGAGCTCGTTCTTCGAGTCCTCGATAATTGCGGTGCCTCATTTCGTGCTCCCCGAGTGGAACCTTGCGGCGATCCTCTTTATCGTCCCGGTGGCAATCGCGCCTGCGATCGAGCATTTC includes these proteins:
- the mch gene encoding methenyltetrahydromethanopterin cyclohydrolase; amino-acid sequence: MISVNEIALDLFEDLAEFPEDYNVEFHQLDNGARLVDCGVSAIGGYQAGKRFTEICMGGLSEITFRNGKINDVPMPFIDVNTDFPAISCLGAQKAGWTVKVGNFFAMGSGPARALSLMPKHTYEVIEYEDESDYAVICLESDTLPNGEVMENIAEKCGVDVANVCAVVAPTASIVGSIQVSGRCVETAIYKLNELGFDTKKIESAMGTAPIPPVKKDSTRAMGCTNDATIYHGQIYLTMRAPEIKDYLDKIPSNKSSSYGEPFYDTFKKANFDFYQIDTNLFSPAEVVINELSEGVVYRVGAINPEVTLKSFGLL
- a CDS encoding ORC1-type DNA replication protein; translated protein: MKKNLLMWEETLFRDPEVFEIDFVPEQFNFRDTQMRELAFQVRPGMKGARPLNTICRGPPGTGKTTSIKKLFLDIEEATHRIIPVHVNCQIENTKFAIFSRIYRKLSGQQPPASGTSFKSLFDSVCKLILDKDAVLLVCLDDANYLLYENEINKVLYTLLRAHESYEGVRIGVIAIISDMGVDLMREVDSRVSSVFRPTDIYFPPYGEDEIREILNQRIQQGLYPNVVNDAMLDLVVEQTANLGDLRVGIDLLKRATLYAENDARRSLEREDICRAYEISKYLHLSHTAKTLKDEEKDVLKIIAENSMDKKELSAGAIFELIKESRKMGYTRYYEIVKKLDAMRLLNLNYREGRGRTRLITLRYDPARVLEILD
- a CDS encoding cofactor-independent phosphoglycerate mutase encodes the protein MKAIVILGDGMADEPLEELGGKTPIEYANTPYMDWAASNGACGMLKTVPDGMVPGSDVANLSVLGYDPRECYTGRGPLEAVSMGIDFGEDAIAYRCNLVTIEDGVMADFSAGHITGDDGPRLIESLNEALPEGIRVYPGVSYRNLLILQGGKGSESAPPHDIVGQEIDPHVPKGPDREILLEAMNIAAEVFKDHPVNRERIARGEKPATGIWPWSGGRKPSMEPFKEKYGVSGGMISAVDLLNGIAMLAEMEIITVPGATGFLDTDYMAKAKYALEGLERLDFIYMHVEAPDEAGHMGSIEEKVKAIERLDEAVGMILESTDAAIGILPDHPTPIRLKTHTSNPVPFIIVGRGRDRTTCYSEKEAAENGGFGLIEGDMFMKLLLGQAEKKE
- a CDS encoding NAD-dependent epimerase/dehydratase family protein, which produces MFSVVTGGAGFIGSHIVDALVKKGDRVLVIDNLSAGATANIMPHIESGKAEFLQADLLDDGWQERIAGAGRVFHLAADPDVRASAISPARVFDNNVLATERVLDAMRVHGVKEFVFTSTSTVYGEAAVIPTPENYSPMIPISIYGASKLACEAMIAGYAHTYGMKSWVFRFANIIGERSGHGVIWDFVHKLIDNPEELEILGDGKQIKSYLSVGACIEAVLFAVENSGEAFNYFNIGSEDWIDVTALAEIVVEEMDLSGVKFTYTGGDRGWVGDVPKMQLGVDKLKALGWKPETGSAESVRLAVRALLKEIKYI
- a CDS encoding uracil-xanthine permease family protein, which translates into the protein MDLTANKKETGKNVLMGLQMIFVAFGSLVLVPLLTGLDPSVALFTAGVGTLIFQVVTKWKVPIFLASSFAFIPAITYGIAAWGLPSTLCGLAAAGLFYVVLSIAIRYFGVGIIHRVFPPVVVGPVIAIIGLSLAPTAVSMALGQSGDVQVIPVETALIIAGISLAATLAVFLFAKGILKLIPVLTGIVVGYIVSLAMGVVDMSSFFESSIIAVPHFVLPEWNLAAILFIVPVAIAPAIEHFGDILTIGSVTGKDYLADPGIHRTMLGDGIATFFASFVGGPPNTTYSEVTGAVALTKAFNPVIMTFAAIFAIIFAFVGKIGGFLQTIPNPVMGGVMILLFGLIASLGINQLILNKVNLSSAKNIVIVSLILVAGLGGLFIPIGDFQLAGIGLAAVIGVVLNLIIPGEKEEEHVVGDKGVDF